One Dethiobacter alkaliphilus AHT 1 DNA window includes the following coding sequences:
- a CDS encoding PAS domain S-box protein codes for MTQTLKAAILTGSFMLLAGLMLEAGPDLYTWGRYLFVLLIFGSGVWFRYAGVVAAGLMSFSVLVSHSFLMSTQMWLSLSHAALIPAVGVLAGLYWISVKEFTAMQHYTMAWYKKMRKKHYNKTRARIEQDKQLATLSDYSQRVAFCADIEDVIRIGLDLARDTMRVDAVAIYSLPAEDETLYLVSSCGLQAKEAAKNQPIPLGEGFNGKAAESGNLVVAYDFQKDFEVSDALRDEEFRAVAVVPLVSRNKIMGTLMVANRRHHIFSAQELLVLETLGHQLGMAKENTILTDVQQTMQKQLRESEKQYRGIFEKTNDIIWLEDGEGNIISANKACANMLGIELSRLKKENIFTYIPHEQAQKAKLVRQQLFNGTIAEKSYDQTIVNNEGTEIILKVTTNLLDNGDIPGFQHIAKDITEERKLHENQQFYIEHITRAQEEERLRISRELHDSTAQSLIVVLHQLEKYLVSSDHLRLGDSRFLFNVAEQVKAILQEVRQFSRDLRPSILDDLGLVPSLEWYIDELNRTHGLKVDLNIIGQKQMLRPEIRVSLFRIIQEALRNVMRHAEANNAKVKIEFDNNEVRVVVQDNGKGFDAEPLGDLLRNGKLGLAGMHERAKILGGSIEISSAKGAGTTIFIAVPLVSDHLLAEVGQK; via the coding sequence ATGACACAGACATTGAAAGCGGCTATTCTGACAGGAAGTTTTATGTTGTTAGCGGGTTTGATGCTGGAGGCGGGCCCGGACCTCTATACCTGGGGGCGTTATTTATTTGTATTGTTGATTTTTGGCTCCGGAGTCTGGTTTCGTTACGCCGGTGTTGTGGCTGCGGGGCTGATGTCTTTTTCTGTGCTTGTAAGTCACAGTTTTTTAATGAGCACTCAGATGTGGCTCTCTCTTTCTCATGCCGCACTTATTCCGGCGGTGGGCGTCTTGGCGGGATTGTACTGGATTAGTGTAAAAGAGTTTACAGCCATGCAGCATTACACAATGGCCTGGTACAAAAAGATGCGGAAAAAGCATTATAACAAAACCCGGGCCAGAATTGAGCAGGACAAACAACTGGCCACCTTAAGCGATTACTCGCAGCGTGTGGCTTTTTGTGCCGATATTGAGGATGTGATCCGGATTGGCCTGGACCTTGCCCGGGATACTATGCGGGTGGATGCGGTGGCCATTTATTCACTGCCCGCAGAGGATGAGACTCTATATCTGGTGTCATCCTGCGGCTTACAGGCCAAAGAAGCGGCAAAGAACCAACCAATTCCGCTGGGAGAAGGCTTTAACGGTAAAGCTGCCGAAAGTGGCAACCTGGTGGTGGCCTATGATTTTCAAAAAGACTTTGAGGTGTCTGACGCTCTCCGGGACGAAGAGTTTCGGGCAGTGGCGGTGGTGCCCCTTGTTTCCCGTAATAAAATCATGGGCACATTGATGGTGGCTAACAGAAGGCATCATATTTTCAGTGCGCAGGAACTGTTGGTACTGGAAACTCTGGGACATCAGCTGGGTATGGCCAAGGAGAACACCATTCTCACCGATGTGCAGCAAACCATGCAGAAGCAACTGCGGGAATCAGAAAAACAGTATCGGGGGATTTTTGAAAAAACAAATGATATTATCTGGCTTGAAGACGGGGAAGGAAATATCATTTCTGCCAACAAAGCTTGTGCCAATATGCTGGGTATTGAACTCTCCCGGCTGAAAAAGGAAAATATTTTTACCTACATTCCCCATGAACAGGCCCAAAAAGCAAAACTGGTGCGGCAGCAGCTTTTCAACGGAACAATCGCGGAGAAATCATATGACCAGACCATTGTTAACAATGAAGGAACAGAAATTATCCTTAAGGTGACCACAAATCTGCTGGATAACGGAGACATTCCGGGGTTTCAGCATATAGCCAAAGATATCACCGAGGAAAGAAAACTGCACGAAAATCAGCAGTTTTATATTGAGCATATCACTCGCGCTCAGGAAGAAGAGAGACTGCGCATCAGCCGGGAGCTGCATGACAGTACCGCCCAGTCACTAATTGTGGTGCTGCACCAGTTGGAGAAGTATTTGGTATCCAGCGATCATTTGCGGCTTGGTGATTCCCGCTTTCTCTTCAATGTAGCCGAACAGGTAAAGGCCATTTTGCAGGAAGTACGTCAGTTTAGTCGTGATTTGAGACCCTCCATTCTAGATGACCTGGGGCTGGTTCCTTCCCTGGAATGGTACATTGATGAACTAAACCGTACCCACGGCCTGAAGGTGGACTTAAATATTATAGGGCAAAAGCAGATGCTCCGCCCTGAAATCCGGGTTTCCCTCTTTCGCATTATTCAGGAAGCATTGCGGAATGTAATGCGGCATGCCGAAGCAAACAACGCTAAAGTAAAGATTGAGTTTGATAATAATGAGGTCAGGGTTGTGGTACAGGATAATGGTAAGGGGTTTGATGCAGAGCCCCTTGGTGATTTGTTGCGTAACGGCAAGTTGGGCCTGGCGGGAATGCATGAGCGGGCAAAAATTCTTGGCGGCAGCATCGAAATCTCCTCGGCAAAGGGGGCAGGAACAACCATTTTTATTGCTGTCCCGCTGGTATCTGATCATCTGCTTGCAGAGGTTGGCCAAAAATAA
- a CDS encoding cell wall hydrolase, whose amino-acid sequence MRKRLTGILTVLLLLLMSGQAYAAIHVVRPGETLWLISQQYGTTVAALAEANHIANANYIEAGQRLDIPGQSQPVGRQTVHTVSRGETLWLISQKYNTTVAAIAAENKIENNNIIRVGDKLVIPTEQEAAPVLAPRNFSDSELDLLARLVRAEAEGEPYRGQVAVAASVLNRVDDPRYPNTLSGVINQVSNGFYQYSPVLDGRINRPANDSARRAVQAALNGEDPSLGATGFYNPAKTSNQWVRQQPVTITIANHVFFR is encoded by the coding sequence ATGAGGAAGAGGTTAACGGGGATTCTAACTGTTTTATTATTGTTGCTGATGTCGGGACAGGCCTACGCTGCAATCCATGTGGTACGTCCGGGTGAAACTTTGTGGTTGATTTCACAACAATATGGTACTACGGTGGCTGCGCTGGCTGAGGCCAACCATATTGCCAATGCTAATTATATTGAAGCGGGGCAGCGCCTGGACATACCGGGGCAGTCACAGCCTGTGGGACGCCAGACGGTGCATACAGTGAGCCGCGGCGAAACATTATGGCTGATTTCACAAAAATATAATACCACCGTGGCAGCCATTGCTGCTGAAAACAAGATTGAAAATAACAATATTATCCGGGTAGGGGACAAGCTGGTTATCCCCACAGAACAGGAGGCCGCCCCGGTGCTGGCGCCTCGCAACTTCTCTGACTCAGAGTTGGATCTACTGGCCCGGCTGGTTCGTGCAGAAGCGGAGGGCGAGCCGTACAGAGGACAGGTGGCGGTGGCTGCCAGCGTGTTAAACCGGGTAGATGATCCGCGCTATCCCAACACACTCTCCGGGGTAATAAACCAGGTCTCAAACGGATTCTACCAGTACAGCCCGGTCTTAGACGGACGGATTAATCGTCCTGCCAATGATAGTGCCCGCCGTGCGGTGCAGGCTGCATTAAATGGTGAAGATCCTTCACTGGGGGCCACCGGCTTTTATAACCCCGCTAAAACCAGCAATCAGTGGGTACGGCAGCAGCCGGTAACAATAACCATTGCAAACCACGTGTTTTTTCGCTAA
- a CDS encoding class I SAM-dependent methyltransferase yields MDTTTLFDSSFWESAWNEAIEADQERKRAKKSVDVWNRRAKNYDKNVDTDSGNRRVEEALAFLDRYGVMSEKLRILDLGCGPGNFTMAFAERGHQVVALDPAEEMLTILREKLAKRPDLEPLVKTVGDDWIPLVPQEYGWDNYFDLVFASMTPGVQDVTTLEKVMQVSGGYVYLSRFSGPRIHPSVQAVWEHFNDQPYYSQSLDILFPLNWLYAQGYKPAMHFARWERQHEQPAREALEEMRDVLSLRMDIDRQVEQVMAEYVEAHSDENGMLSETKGATSAMLLWHVDKRVLTKGG; encoded by the coding sequence GTGGATACTACCACATTGTTTGATTCTTCATTTTGGGAAAGTGCTTGGAATGAAGCCATCGAGGCGGACCAGGAACGCAAGCGTGCTAAAAAATCGGTGGATGTCTGGAACCGCCGGGCCAAGAATTACGACAAAAATGTAGATACGGATTCGGGTAACAGGCGAGTGGAAGAAGCGCTGGCTTTTTTGGATAGGTATGGAGTGATGTCGGAAAAGCTGCGGATTCTTGATTTGGGGTGCGGCCCAGGCAACTTTACCATGGCTTTTGCTGAGCGCGGGCATCAGGTTGTGGCCCTTGACCCCGCTGAAGAGATGTTGACCATTTTGCGGGAAAAATTGGCTAAGCGGCCGGATTTAGAGCCGCTTGTTAAAACTGTGGGTGACGACTGGATTCCCCTTGTGCCCCAGGAGTATGGCTGGGACAATTATTTTGATTTGGTGTTTGCTTCCATGACCCCCGGCGTGCAGGACGTGACCACCTTGGAGAAGGTTATGCAGGTGTCAGGAGGGTATGTCTATCTCAGCCGTTTTTCCGGGCCCCGCATCCATCCTTCCGTGCAGGCAGTATGGGAGCATTTCAATGACCAGCCTTATTACAGCCAGTCCCTGGACATTCTCTTTCCGCTAAACTGGTTATATGCACAAGGGTACAAGCCGGCTATGCATTTTGCCCGCTGGGAGCGGCAGCATGAACAACCGGCCCGGGAGGCTCTGGAAGAGATGCGCGATGTGTTGTCATTGCGCATGGATATTGACAGGCAAGTGGAGCAGGTTATGGCGGAGTATGTGGAGGCACATTCCGATGAAAACGGGATGCTCAGCGAAACAAAGGGAGCAACTTCCGCCATGCTGCTTTGGCATGTGGACAAAAGGGTTCTGACAAAGGGGGGGTAA
- a CDS encoding flagellar brake protein, whose amino-acid sequence MAITVAGAVRHKKIYPGKQVRISTAGRQEDSLGQIVDLGTDTVGLKIIAPTASLPEVWQVQDQVTVSFVVPEDAIYSFAAHVVSFEDAAMSLQVKQVTPLERREQRSDYRLKTAKLINVAVEKEVEKSGEKWQEASLLDISRGGASILSPVSVTAGTNVMVWIPLEEVDYVLETEAKVRRAVEGEEGQLIIGVSFENLPLADQEKILDYILKVYTENKDVETAK is encoded by the coding sequence ATGGCTATTACCGTGGCAGGGGCTGTAAGACATAAAAAAATCTATCCCGGTAAGCAGGTTAGAATTTCCACAGCAGGCCGGCAGGAAGACTCTTTGGGGCAAATCGTGGATTTGGGTACAGACACGGTAGGGTTAAAAATCATAGCTCCCACCGCATCTTTACCGGAGGTCTGGCAGGTGCAGGATCAGGTGACCGTGTCCTTTGTGGTGCCGGAAGATGCTATCTATTCTTTTGCAGCACATGTAGTATCTTTTGAGGATGCGGCCATGTCTTTGCAGGTAAAGCAGGTAACTCCGCTGGAACGTCGGGAACAGCGCAGTGATTACCGCCTTAAAACCGCAAAATTAATTAATGTGGCGGTGGAAAAAGAGGTGGAAAAAAGCGGGGAAAAATGGCAGGAAGCCAGCTTGCTGGATATTTCCCGTGGTGGAGCAAGTATTTTGTCGCCGGTTAGTGTTACTGCCGGGACAAATGTGATGGTCTGGATCCCTTTGGAAGAGGTTGATTATGTTCTGGAAACCGAGGCTAAAGTGAGGCGTGCCGTGGAGGGAGAAGAAGGCCAACTGATAATTGGGGTCAGCTTTGAAAACCTGCCGCTGGCTGATCAGGAAAAGATTCTCGACTATATTCTCAAAGTATATACTGAAAATAAAGACGTGGAGACAGCAAAATAA
- a CDS encoding glycosyltransferase family 4 protein: MNKPRILTVVRPAEGGIRAHIKTLVQELHEDFSFSVACPPEQSADFKEYGCEVVPVPMRAAVHPVHDLRALLQMHKNLKNGSYSLVHAHGFKAALLARPVAGYSHIPCLVTVHGDFAHAASSPLGPVYRRAEAAFAGWATGYITVADWLAEELQAVYSVDGKRIAVIPNGIRFPAFPQAGNAKAVLPFSSADVVIGTVARLAPQKGIEYFIEAAALLSKTNPDLRFVVVGDGPQRRVLELLSRNLGLTDKLYFAGAQQNVADFLAGFTVFVQPSISEGQGITALEAMAAGCPVVASAVGGLRELIRHGDNGLLVPPGEPQALAGAVNRLLGDELLRASLTGQGLTVARRYSVAEMVNRTRALYAQIVEGRWPA; this comes from the coding sequence TTGAATAAACCCCGAATCCTGACCGTTGTCCGACCGGCAGAAGGCGGAATAAGAGCCCATATCAAAACCCTTGTGCAGGAATTGCATGAGGATTTCTCATTTTCTGTAGCCTGCCCGCCGGAACAAAGTGCAGATTTTAAGGAATACGGCTGTGAGGTGGTGCCGGTGCCTATGCGGGCAGCGGTGCACCCTGTGCATGATCTGCGGGCGCTTTTGCAGATGCACAAGAATCTGAAAAACGGTTCATATTCGCTGGTTCATGCCCACGGGTTCAAAGCGGCGCTTTTGGCCCGCCCTGTGGCCGGCTATAGCCATATACCATGCCTGGTAACGGTCCATGGAGACTTTGCCCATGCTGCTTCTTCACCGCTGGGCCCTGTCTATCGCCGGGCAGAAGCGGCTTTTGCCGGGTGGGCCACCGGCTATATCACGGTGGCGGACTGGCTGGCAGAAGAGCTGCAGGCAGTATACAGCGTTGATGGTAAACGCATTGCAGTGATCCCCAATGGAATCCGCTTTCCCGCCTTTCCCCAAGCAGGTAACGCAAAAGCTGTTCTGCCGTTTTCCTCAGCTGACGTCGTCATTGGAACAGTGGCCCGGCTGGCGCCGCAGAAAGGAATTGAGTATTTTATTGAAGCAGCTGCCCTGTTGAGCAAAACAAATCCGGATTTGCGTTTTGTGGTGGTGGGTGACGGGCCACAGCGGCGGGTGCTGGAATTGTTAAGTCGTAACCTTGGCTTAACGGATAAGCTATATTTTGCGGGAGCGCAGCAAAATGTTGCTGATTTTCTGGCCGGCTTTACTGTTTTTGTCCAGCCCTCAATCAGCGAGGGGCAGGGCATTACCGCGCTGGAGGCCATGGCGGCAGGCTGTCCTGTGGTGGCCAGTGCGGTGGGAGGTCTGCGGGAGTTGATCCGGCATGGCGACAACGGCCTGCTGGTCCCGCCAGGGGAGCCGCAGGCCTTGGCGGGAGCAGTAAACCGCCTGCTGGGCGATGAGTTATTGCGGGCTTCTTTGACCGGACAGGGCTTAACTGTTGCCAGACGTTACAGTGTGGCGGAGATGGTAAACAGGACGCGTGCGCTTTATGCTCAAATAGTTGAAGGCAGGTGGCCTGCATGA
- the yfmF gene encoding EF-P 5-aminopentanol modification-associated protein YfmF, whose product MAIFQHSRLKNGVNLFVHPTKKFKTILVQLIFHRHLREEDVTSSALLPSVLERGSVNYPTRRQLAERLEELYGTELMADVSKKGERQMVTFSLDLVHDQYLPGESKLLRQALEILSDVVLNPLTENDGFKADFVRQEKEQHEKVIKGLINDKMAYSVDRCLQAMCQDEPFGVFKYGTVERLKEIDASGLYRFYQRFLAESPLDLHITGDVDAAAVESLADEVFAFERSKAEAVPPTDVKTEVAEVRYVREELDVNQGKLVMGFRTGLSYADDDYFPLLVYNGILGAFPHSKLFQNVREKASLAYYAYSRLEKHKGLMVVSSGIEMKNYDQALDIIRKQVDDMVNADFSEEVFANTIVGLRNQFLVEEDSPGLMVNRALDGMLAGRHENTDELVKRLDNVTREDVARVAGQVKLDTVYFLTGKGGAK is encoded by the coding sequence TTGGCCATATTCCAACATAGTAGGCTGAAAAACGGTGTCAACCTGTTTGTTCATCCCACAAAGAAATTTAAAACCATCCTGGTGCAGTTAATTTTTCACCGCCATCTGCGGGAAGAAGATGTTACCTCCAGTGCCCTCTTGCCTTCGGTGCTGGAGCGGGGCAGCGTTAATTACCCCACCCGCAGGCAGTTGGCAGAGCGCCTGGAAGAGCTTTACGGCACGGAGTTGATGGCCGATGTCTCTAAAAAAGGCGAGCGTCAAATGGTGACCTTTTCCCTGGACTTGGTTCATGACCAGTATCTGCCGGGTGAGAGTAAGCTGTTACGCCAGGCCCTGGAGATATTAAGCGATGTGGTGCTTAATCCCCTCACGGAAAACGACGGCTTTAAAGCCGACTTTGTCCGCCAGGAAAAAGAACAGCATGAAAAAGTTATTAAGGGCCTGATTAACGATAAAATGGCTTATTCCGTTGACCGGTGCCTGCAAGCCATGTGCCAGGATGAGCCCTTCGGTGTCTTTAAGTACGGAACGGTGGAGCGGCTCAAAGAAATTGATGCATCGGGACTGTACCGGTTTTATCAGCGCTTTCTGGCGGAAAGTCCCCTGGATTTACATATTACCGGAGATGTGGATGCTGCCGCAGTTGAATCTCTGGCCGACGAAGTGTTTGCCTTTGAGCGCAGCAAAGCAGAAGCGGTGCCGCCAACCGACGTTAAAACAGAAGTGGCTGAGGTACGGTATGTCCGTGAAGAACTGGATGTAAATCAAGGCAAGTTGGTGATGGGCTTTCGTACCGGTTTAAGCTATGCCGATGATGATTACTTCCCACTGCTTGTCTATAACGGAATATTGGGCGCCTTCCCCCATTCCAAACTGTTTCAGAATGTACGGGAGAAGGCCAGCCTGGCCTATTATGCCTATTCCCGTCTGGAAAAACATAAAGGACTGATGGTGGTGTCTTCCGGCATCGAAATGAAAAATTATGACCAGGCGCTGGATATTATCCGTAAACAAGTGGACGATATGGTTAATGCCGACTTCAGTGAGGAAGTCTTTGCTAATACCATCGTCGGACTACGCAATCAGTTCCTGGTGGAAGAGGACAGTCCCGGACTTATGGTGAACCGGGCACTGGACGGAATGCTGGCCGGGCGCCATGAGAATACCGATGAGTTGGTGAAACGCCTGGATAATGTTACCCGGGAAGATGTGGCCAGGGTGGCAGGACAGGT